A region of the Clostridium estertheticum subsp. estertheticum genome:
TTATCAACATCTGTAATAAATACGGGATAAGAATCATCAAATGTATCTCCCTTTTCCCAGCCTATAATCTTTTCTACTTCCCCATTTTCTAGGGCTAATTTTGCGGTTTCTCTTATTTTTTGTGTTATCTTATCCATCTTTCATCCCTCAACTTTCTATTAGGGCCAAGTTTATGAACTTTCTCTAATACGTCATTCATAACGCTTGAAAATTTTTGTCCCTCGGCTGCTGAAATCCAATCCACTCTAAAACGTTCTTTTTCTATCCCCATAAATACAAGCAAATTTGTCAAAATTGAAAAACGACGTCTTGTATGATAGTTTCCACTTGTATAATGACAATCCCCTGGATGACAACCGGCAATTACTACACCGTCAGCCCCATGTTGGAATGCACGAAGTATAAAGTTTTCACTTACTCTACATGAGCATGGAACCCTAATAATTTTAACATTGGC
Encoded here:
- a CDS encoding hydrogenase iron-sulfur subunit, which translates into the protein MSIEAEKIEGIDKSEFEPLIVAFCCNWCSYAGADLAGTSRLAYPANVKIIRVPCSCRVSENFILRAFQHGADGVVIAGCHPGDCHYTSGNYHTRRRFSILTNLLVFMGIEKERFRVDWISAAEGQKFSSVMNDVLEKVHKLGPNRKLRDERWIR